From Streptomyces griseorubiginosus, one genomic window encodes:
- the trxA gene encoding thioredoxin: protein MSTVQATNVTCPHCGRTNRVPVAAEGRPTCGNCKQPLPWMADAGDDDFTEVVEQATVPVVVDLWATWCGPCRMVSPALEKVATDLAGKIKLVKVDIDKNPRLAQRFEVQAVPTLLVLDKGQTIARQAGAAPAPVLRRWVEQSIAGREPTGKG from the coding sequence ATGAGTACCGTGCAAGCCACCAACGTCACCTGCCCGCACTGCGGGCGCACCAACCGGGTACCCGTGGCCGCCGAGGGCCGCCCCACGTGCGGCAACTGCAAGCAGCCACTGCCGTGGATGGCCGACGCGGGCGACGACGACTTCACCGAGGTCGTCGAGCAGGCCACCGTGCCCGTCGTCGTCGACCTGTGGGCCACCTGGTGCGGCCCCTGCCGCATGGTCAGCCCCGCACTGGAGAAGGTCGCCACCGACCTCGCGGGAAAGATCAAGCTCGTCAAGGTCGACATCGACAAGAACCCGCGCCTGGCGCAGCGCTTCGAGGTCCAGGCGGTACCGACGCTGCTGGTCCTCGACAAGGGACAGACCATCGCCCGGCAGGCGGGTGCCGCACCTGCCCCTGTCCTGCGGCGGTGGGTGGAGCAGTCGATCGCGGGCCGCGAACCGACCGGGAAAGGGTGA